TGGATAAATGGGTGCAAAATAACTTTCTCATTGCTTTTGGCATTGATTACAGCAAGCTGTATGGAAGCAAAACCAAACGGCTTTCGGAGAACCCCTTCGACAATTTGTACCGCCTGAACCCGTGAAGGATGAAAAGTAAGCGAATGTTTATTTACCAAACCATAAGAAATGACAAATTCATCACCGCGTTTTAACACTTTAAATCCCCAATATTTGAAGGAATAAAGCACGAGAGAAATGAACCATGCGGCCCCGCCAAGCAACAAGCAGATCAGAGCAATAACGCTGAAACCAGATTGCGTGATTTGCTGAAAAACATCCCCGAGCCATTTTTCAGGAATAACTTTGTCAAAAGTCTGATAAATTACTCCAAGGAAAGCGAAGGTAAGCCCAATATTACCGGAAGTCATAGCCGCATATAACAGCTGCTTTCCGGATACATGAAGCAGAACAGCTTCGGGGCCCAGAGTCAGGAGCGGAGGCTGCTTTTCCCGGTTTTGCTCGGGTAGCGGCCCCACATTCTCTTCTCCACACTCCCTGCCTCTTTCCTCCACTGCCTCACCGTCCTGCCGGCTCCTCTTTTCGTATATAACCGAACGGATTCTCTCTGCTTCTTGCAAAGAAATAGCGGGGAGTACGGCATCGCCTTTCTTTTCTCCCCCTGCCGTCTCTATTCGCAAAGAACAAAGACGGTATATCCTGTGAAATAAACTTTCTTCCATATTCACGGACTGGATTTTGGAAAATGAAATGAATTTCTCTTCTTGGGTAAAAACCCCTTTTCGCACCAAAAGTTGATCCTCATCCAGACGATAAGTAAATCTTCTCCATTGAAGAAAGGAAGTCAGCAGCCCGACAATCACGGCTAATCCTGTAATAAGAGCCAGCAGCCAAAACCGTCTTCTAATATTGCCTGAAAGGCCCAGAATAAGGAGCGGGAT
This Paenibacillus larvae subsp. larvae DNA region includes the following protein-coding sequences:
- a CDS encoding PH domain-containing protein; amino-acid sequence: MSNKERRSHPIHILVMWFNWLKGFLIPLLILGLSGNIRRRFWLLALITGLAVIVGLLTSFLQWRRFTYRLDEDQLLVRKGVFTQEEKFISFSKIQSVNMEESLFHRIYRLCSLRIETAGGEKKGDAVLPAISLQEAERIRSVIYEKRSRQDGEAVEERGRECGEENVGPLPEQNREKQPPLLTLGPEAVLLHVSGKQLLYAAMTSGNIGLTFAFLGVIYQTFDKVIPEKWLGDVFQQITQSGFSVIALICLLLGGAAWFISLVLYSFKYWGFKVLKRGDEFVISYGLVNKHSLTFHPSRVQAVQIVEGVLRKPFGFASIQLAVINAKSNEKVILHPFIQIEHMPGFLQEVLPKYEWYPIEKKAPKQSFYYFVRFGILLSLVLAAVLIYFFPVYGWFAIALPVLDWFWAKAMQRGAGLSIRPGQLIARSRFLALKTTLVRRRNIQQLSVTKTIFQDRKGIANLKIGIKGGLASSEIEVDYLAKEDVQQAWDWFQKTAPIDRGPLL